A window of Fragaria vesca subsp. vesca linkage group LG7, FraVesHawaii_1.0, whole genome shotgun sequence contains these coding sequences:
- the LOC101307919 gene encoding uncharacterized protein LOC101307919 — protein sequence MKRETKMKQPSKDQDTSSTKRIRIICDDPYATDCSSEDDADYNVKKNRSVCNKRVVSEILVEDAQCESSAKNSFNCNTYDTKFGNCMDIDDSEKTRRCGTEYKGVRRRKWGKYVAEIRDPFQKTKLWLGTFTTAEEANMAYQTKKAEFDNRRLLQETKSNLKKLQASNKAKGVCETKRNCIDVDDSEKTRRCSTRRRTKWGAYAAKSQDLSADAAIETVSFSCNTYGTKFGNCMDVDESEKTQRIITKCKAVRRTKGGKYSAQIRDPFRKTSVWLGTFTTAEEAFLAYQKKRVKFDNRRLLKKTKSNLKKLHLSKKAKGECETKRNYEHNLLSEESRDLSADAAIETVSYEDTKIVSSHPSLSSVLDISRAALNIGLRKRDEQSTLEVSGREAPVPPYVQEEQCNLKVSEKPTLLPAVQLNVGFVDNYMLECLDRYFVGLTDIVDYPACDDVNGTLPSCCGEANVRFL from the exons ATGAAACGGGAGACTAAGATGAAGCAACCAAGCAAAGACCAGGATACAAGTTCCACCAAGAGAATTCGTATCATATGTGATGATCCCTATGCCACTGATTGTTCGAGTGAAGATGATGCAGATTATAATGTTAAGAAAAACAGATCAGTGTGTAATAAGCGCGTTGTTTCAGAGATTTTGGTTGAGGATGCCCAATGTGAATCATCTGCAAAGAATTCATTCAATTGCAATACCTATGACACCAAATTTGGTAATTGTATGGATATTGATGACAGTGAGAAAACTCGAAGATGTGGTACCGAATATAAGGGAGTTCGGCGTAGAAAATGGGGAAAGTATGTAGCGGAGATTCGAGATCCATTTCAAAAGACTAAATTATGGCTTGGCACTTTTACTACTGCAGAGGAGGCTAATATGGCTTATCAGACAAAGAAGGCCGAGTTTGATAACAGAAGGTTATTGCAAGAGACTAAGAGTAATCTTAAAAAGTTGCAAGCATCAAACAAGGCCAAGGGAGTGTGTGAGACCAAGCGTAATTGTATTGATGTTGATGACAGTGAGAAAACTAGAAGATGTTCTACCAGGCGGCGTACAAAATGGGGAGCGTATGCAGCGAAGAGTCAGGATTTATCAGCTGATGCTGCTATTGAAACTGTCTCATTCAGTTGCAATACCTATGGCACCAAATTTGGTAATTGTATGGATGTTGATGAAAGTGAGAAAACTCAAAGAATTATTACCAAATGTAAGGCAGTTCGGCGTACAAAAGGGGGAAAGTATTCAGCGCAGATTCGAGATCCATTTCGAAAGACTAGCGTATGGCTTGGCACTTTTACTACTGCAGAGGAGGCTTTTTTGGCTTACCAGAAAAAGAGGGTCAAGTTTGATAACAGAAGGTTATTGAAAAAGACCAAGAGTAATCTTAAAAAGTTGCATTTATCAAAAAAGGCCAAGGGAGAGTGTGAGACCAAGCGTAATTATGAACACAATCTTTTATCAGAGGAGAGTCGGGATTTATCAGCTGATGCTGCTATTGAAACTGTTTCATATGAAGACACCAAAATTGTGTCTTCTCATCCATCACTGTCATCTGTGCTTGATATTTCTAGAGCAGCACTAAATATTGGACTCAGAAAGAGGGATGAACAGTCCACTTTGGAGGTGTCTGGACGAGAAGCCCCTGTGCCACCATATGTTCAAGAAGAACAATGCAACTTGAAGGTTTCTGAAAAGCCAACACTGCTACCAGCAGTACAGTTGAATGTTGGGTTTGTGGATAATTACATGCTTGAGTGTTTGGATCGGTATTTTGTTGGTCTGACTGACATAGTTGATTATCCAGCGTGCGATGATGTGAATGG GACTCTTCCTTCCTGCTGTGGTGAGGCCAATGTTAGATTCCTTTGA
- the LOC101308210 gene encoding uncharacterized protein At4g00950-like, whose protein sequence is MGSEAEPESPKLPLFSISHIQSNEPSGYLTPPFYSSVSVPFTWEEEPGKPRPCTDLATIPNPVDLSPKCLELPPRLLLETKLLSPTTVLEGPYVGRSRFQSSSFRIVGRDCYGSFSPDHERSGQLGALVLSKNGVKERGWFDSWGRRVLKGKRENGGANYVFPSSVDGESDGGGGSVGESSSFKVKNTRHRRARSFSSLSHSKPHFWATIYQGLKQVVPWKSRKSKQDGFAI, encoded by the exons ATGGGATCTGAGGCAGAGCCAGAGTCACCAAAGCTACCCTTGTTCTCTATCTCACACATACAGTCAAATGAGCCTTCTGGGTATCTAACCCCACCCTTCTACAGTTCAGTTTCAGTTCCATTCACATGGGAAGAAGAGCCAGGAAAGCCAAGGCCTTGCACAGACCTTGCAACCATACCAAACCCAGTTGACTTATCCCCAAAGTGCTTGGAACTCCCTCCAAGGCTTTTGCTTGAGACCAAACTGCTCTCACCCACAACAGTGTTGGAGGGTCCTTACGTGGGCAGGTCAAGGTTTCAATCCTCTTCTTTTAGGATTGTGGGGAGGGACTGTTATGGGTCTTTTAGCCCTGATCATGAGAGATCAGGGCAGCTTGGTGCTTTGGTGTTGAGCAAGAATGGGGTTAAGGAAAGAGGGTGGTTTGATTCATGGGGGAGGAGGGTCTTGAAGGGTAAAAGAGAGAATGGTGGGGCTAATTATGTGTTTCCATCATCTGTGGATGGAGAGAGTGATGGTGGTGGTGGTAGTGTTGGAGAGAGTAGCAGCTTCAAGGTGAAGAACACAAGGCATAGAAGGGCTAGGAGCTTTTCCAGTTTGTCTCATTCAAAGCCTCATTTCTGG GCAACTATCTACCAAGGTCTGAAGCAGGTGGTTCCATGGAAGAGTAGGAAATCAAAGCAAGATGGGTTTGCGATTTAG